AATGCCGGAAAGCACCGTGTTTAGTTGTGCTTGCACTGTTTCTGCGGGAAGAGGGTAGACAGCATGGAACCAATTGCGGTCAGGGTCCTGTGCCACGATTGTGGTCAGTGCTGTCAAACCGTATACGTAGCGGGACTGAAAAGCTTTAAGATCGGCTTGGATGCCTGCTCCTCCACTCGTATCTGAGCCAGCGATGGTCAAGGCTTTATACACTTTCGTGTCCATACTTTCATCTCCTTTAGTATCCAAACTCTAGCATCATTATTATTTTAACATTGGACTATCCGTGTTTCGACCATTGTTTGTAATGGAGAAGAGGAATGGACGGGGAGGAGGGGGATTTTATGTTTTATTCGGAAACCGTCTCCCCCTTAAAAATGAAACTGAGAATTGTTAACGCCACCAACCAGAGTGAGAAACTAAGCAACCCTTCCATTCAATCATTGAATTTCCTCCTCACTAAACAAAACGTATGTTCCAGGAATATATGTTCCAGAACGTTTGTTCTTATTATACAAAAAGCATAGGAAAAAGGAAAGAGAAAATTAAATATTAATACTCAAATTTTTAACTGGAGATACTCTATACAAAACCAAAAAGTTGGAAAGGATAATGGTCGTTTATGAAACACATTTGAAGTATGTAATCGCCGCAGTTACTATACGGAAGGGGGCACAGGCGAAATTCTGTTCTCCCACTACGGTGATATTTCCCTTATACCTGTAATGAAACAGGTTGGGCCGGTGCTCAGGTTTCTGCCCTCACTTTGGCTCCGGATGAAAAATATCAGGCGGGAACAGTGATTGTAGATGTCTATCCGGATGTAAACATATTGAACTTTGCTCATACATCAAAACAAGAAACACGCCAGATTATTTCTGTTGTGTGACGAGCATGATAAAAACTTGATTAAAGTTTAAGGAGAGATTCCGCTTGGTGCCCCTGCTTATAGAGCCAGAGTGAGTGTGGAGGATCCAACTTGTTATGCTCAGTTAACATCTTATTAAAAATTAAAAGAAATTGGCAGTTGGTAAAAGTACACGTTAAAACCGGGGCGTTAACAACAAAATCATCTCTATCTGGATATGTGACAACCCGAGATGATCACTGGCTGATTTTCTCAATAATTATGATCAATAACTTTACAGGAGACTCATCCGAAATGAAACAAATTGAAGATCAAATCGTATTGCGCCTAGCTGAATTTAGCTTAGAATAAAAAAACTGAAGTTAGATTGGACCAATAGCATAGAACGCAAAAGTTAGGAATGCAAAAAACAAATATTAATATTAATTTGGAAAAAGTGACCCCAAATAAAGGCCACTTAAAGCTTTTCAGTTGAGTCCGATAATATATATTATGTAAACTAATGAATAATAATGTTATCCTATTTGTTAAAGCTTGACGCGGGAGTTTTGCGTTCCTACATTTTTCATGCCACTTGAGTGATTTTAAATATTTCATAATCTTATCCTTTACTCTACTAGCCAACTTCTTATGTTCAAGAAATATCTGTTGTTTTTTTAATTTGTCTATTTTTTCTTTTGGATCTTCGAGAGTTTTTCATGATTTATACGTGATATCTCATCCTGGAGTGGTTTGATATTAATATTAATAGGTTGAACATTAAGTACAAACTCAATATTTTTTAATTTATTTATTACGTCTTCTATAAAATGATAATAAATTTTCAATTCATCTTCTAATCTTTTGTGATATTCAGGTAACTGTTCTAACAAGTATCTTACTACTGTATTATCTTCTTCCATGTTCAACTTTTTAATTTGTTTAAGCTCTGAAATTTTACGTTCGATTTTTTGTTTAGAGATATTTAATTCCTCTTCAGCTTTACTTTCAAGAAAGTGCTAATCCCTTACTCATAGTCCCTACCCTAAGAGCATACTTCTTACGGAAACAAGGATGAAACCAATCAAAAAGGCGATTGAAAAACTGGCAAAAGTGCCGACAATGTAATAATCACTTGTTTTATTATTCAGTTCCTTAAAGCGTCCAATAGACTTAATTGCCACCAAGAGTGCAATTAATTGATATTGATTGATGAGCATGGCAAAGATAATGATGAGCCTTTCAATATTTCCGATTACTTTTCCATATCTTTTAAGTTCTTCTTTGCGATGATCTTCAAAATTGTC
This window of the Caldalkalibacillus uzonensis genome carries:
- a CDS encoding D-alanyl-D-alanine carboxypeptidase — its product is MLCSVNILLKIKRNWQLVKVHVKTGALTTKSSLSGYVTTRDDHWLIFSIIMINNFTGDSSEMKQIEDQIVLRLAEFSLE